One window from the genome of Salvia splendens isolate huo1 chromosome 9, SspV2, whole genome shotgun sequence encodes:
- the LOC121748228 gene encoding acetolactate synthase 1, chloroplastic-like, whose translation MAAAASTSASSPFTNNTPLLPNPKLTARFTLPFPHHSTLPTSRRPLQISSVLSSPKPNTPHHDAFVSRFAPDQPRKGSDVLVEALEREGVTDVFAYPGGASMEIHQALTRSDIIRNVLPRHEQGGVFAAEGYARASGLPGVCIATSGPGATNLVSGLADALLDSVPMVSITGQVPRRMIGTDAFQETPIVEVTRSITKHNYLVLDVDDIPRIVKEAFFIARSGRPGPVLIDVPKDIQQQMVIPNWNQPMRLTGYLSRLPKPPSKMLLEQIVRLVSDSKKPVLYVGGGCLNSSEELRKFVELTGIPVASTLMGLGSYPGSDEDFALQMLGMHGTVYANYSVDKSDLLLAFGVRFDDRVTGKLEAFASRAKIVHIDIDSAEIGKNKQPHVSICGDIKLALQGLNSILGENVKGGGVSFDFSAWRDELKEQRIKHPLSFKTFGEAIPPQYAIQMLDELTGGNAIISTGVGQHQMWAAQFYKYNRPRQWLTSAGLGAMGFGLPAAIGAAVARPDAVVVDIDGDGSFMMNVQELATIRVENLPIKIMLLNNQHLGMVVQWEDRFYKANRAHTYLGNPADESQIFPNMLKFAEACDIPAARVSRKADLRGALQKMLDTPGPYLLDVIVPHQEHVLPMIPSGGAFKDVITEGDGRTKY comes from the coding sequence ATGGCGGCCGCTGCTTCCACCTCCGCCTCTTCACCCTTCACCAACAACACCCCTCTCCTCCCCAACCCCAAGCTCACCGCCCGATTCACTCTTCCATTCCCCCATCACTCCACGCTCCCCACCTCCCGCCGCCCTCTCCAAATCTCAAGCGTCCTATCTTCCCCAAAACCCAATACCCCCCATCACGACGCCTTCGTCTCCCGATTCGCCCCCGACCAGCCCCGTAAGGGCAGCGACGTCCTCGTCGAGGCGCTCGAGCGCGAGGGCGTCACCGACGTCTTCGCCTACCCCGGCGGCGCCTCCATGGAGATCCACCAGGCCCTCACGCGCTCCGACATCATCCGCAACGTCCTCCCCCGCCACGAGCAGGGCGGCGTCTTCGCCGCCGAGGGCTACGCCCGCGCCTCCGGCCTCCCCGGCGTCTGCATTGCCACCTCCGGCCCCGGCGCCACCAATCTCGTCTCCGGCCTCGCCGATGCCCTCCTCGACAGCGTCCCGATGGTCTCCATCACCGGCCAAGTCCCCCGCCGCATGATCGGCACGGATGCGTTCCAGGAAACCCCAATTGTGGAGGTAACTAGGTCAATTACGAAGCATAATTATCTCGTGTTGGATGTTGATGATATTCCTAGAATTGTCAAGGAAGCCTTCTTTATTGCCCGATCTGGTAGGCCCGGCCCTGTTCTCATCGATGTTCCCAAAGACATTCAGCAGCAAATGGTGATTCCGAATTGGAATCAGCCTATGCGGTTGACTGGCTATTTGTCTAGATTGCCTAAGCCTCCTAGCAAGATGTTGTTGGAGCAGATTGTTAGGTTAGTATCTGATTCGAAGAAGCCCGTGCTTTATGTAGGAGGGGGTTGTTTGAATTCGAGTGAGGAATTGAGGAAATTCGTCGAGCTTACTGGAATCCCTGTGGCAAGCACGTTGATGGGGCTCGGTTCCTATCCTGGTTCGGATGAGGATTTTGCCTTGCAAATGCTGGGAATGCACGGAACTGTGTACGCAAACTATTCAGTAGACAAGAGTGATTTGTTGCTTGCTTTTGGAGTTAGGTTTGATGACCGTGTGACTGGTAAGCTCGAGGCATTTGCTAGCCGGGCTAAGATCGTTCACATTGATATTGACTCGGCTGAGATTGGGAAGAATAAGCAGCCTCATGTGTCGATCTGTGGTGATATCAAGTTGGCCCTTCAAGGGTTGAATTCGATACTTGGGGAGAATGTGAAGGGTGGTGGTGTTAGTTTCGACTTTTCAGCGTGGAGAGATGAGTTGAAGGAGCAAAGGATCAAACACCCCTTGAGTTTTAAGACATTTGGAGAAGCAATTCCCCCTCAATATGCGATTCAGATGCTTGATGAGTTGACGGGGGGAAATGCTATCATTAGCACTGGCGTGGGGCAGCACCAGATGTGGGCTGCACAGTTCTACAAGTACAATAGGCCGAGGCAGTGGCTGACCTCGGCTGGTCTTGGCGCCATGGGATTTGGCCTCCCTGCAGCCATTGGAGCTGCTGTCGCGAGACCTGATGCCGTGGTGGTGGACATTGATGGTGACGGGAGTTTCATGATGAATGTACAGGAGTTGGCCACGATAAGAGTGGAGAACCTTCCAATCAAGATAATGCTGTTGAATAACCAGCACTTGGGCATGGTGGTCCAATGGGAAGACCGTTTCTATAAGGCCAACCGCGCTCACACTTATCTAGGAAACCCGGCAGATGAGTCACAGATATTCCCCAACATGCTCAAGTTCGCAGAGGCTTGCGACATACCAGCAGCCCGGGTGAGTAGGAAGGCAGATCTGAGGGGGGCGTTGCAGAAGATGCTGGATACCCCCGGCCCGTACTTGTTGGATGTGATTGTCCCTCATCAAGAGCACGTGTTGCCTATGATTCCCAGTGGGGGCGCATTCAAAGATGTGATCACTGAAGGCGATGGAAGAACTAAATATTGA
- the LOC121747447 gene encoding uncharacterized protein LOC121747447, translating to MATKTSQEEQRAGAEIIHGAEECFNHSLTLLHDLGFPRGVLPLKDLEECGLVRETGYVWMKQKAPYEHYFVGSNTLVRYDREVTAYIEKGKMKKMSGVKSKQFLLWVPIVEMSMEEAATRNIYFKTPMGIGRSFPITAFMDEDEKSKYLEQVKA from the coding sequence ATGGCTACCAAGACATCACAAGAGGAGCAACGAGCAGGAGCGGAGATCATCCACGGTGCAGAAGAGTGCTTCAACCACTCCCTAACACTCTTGCACGACCTCGGGTTCCCCCGGGGCGTGCTGCCCCTCAAGGACCTCGAGGAGTGTGGCCTAGTCCGTGAAACGGGGTACGTGTGGATGAAGCAGAAGGCGCCCTACGAGCATTATTTTGTGGGGTCGAACACCCTCGTGAGGTACGACCGAGAAGTGACTGCCTACATAGAGAAggggaagatgaagaagatgagtgGAGTGAAGAGCAAGCAGTTTCTTCTCTGGGTGCCTATTGTTGAGATGAGCATGGAGGAGGCTGCAACTCGTAACATCTATTTCAAGACTCCTATGGGAATTGGGAGATCTTTTCCTATCACAGCCTTCATGGATGAAGATGAGAAGAGCAAGTATTTGGAGCAAGTCAAGGCTTAG
- the LOC121746436 gene encoding elongation factor 1-delta-like gives MAVSFSDLSSAAGLKKLDEYLLTRSYISGYQASKDDLTVYVAIAKPPSSDYVNVSRWFKHIDALLRISGVAGEGAGVIVEGSAPASDVIATPPATDNKAVAADDDDDDDDVDLFGEETEEEKKASEERAAAAKAAGKKKVVGKSSVVLDVKPWDDETDMKVLEEEVRKVQQEGLLWGASKLVPVGYGIKKLQIMITIVDDLVSVDSLIEDYLTAEPINEYVQSVDIVAFNKI, from the exons ATGGCCGTCAGTTTCTCCGACCTTAGTTCCGCCGCTGGCCTGAAGAAGCTCGACGAGTACCTTCTTACTCGCAGTTACATTTCCGG GTACCAAGCTTCAAAAGATGATTTGACTGTTTATGTTGCTATCGCCAAGCCTCCATCATCAGACTATGTCAATGTGTCACGGTGGTTCAAACACATCGATGCACTGTTGAGGATTTC TGGCGTTGCTGGTGAGGGAGCTGGCGTAATTGTTGAGGGATCAGCTCCGGCTAGTGATGTTATTGCAACTCCTCCTGCAACTGACAATAAG GCGGTTGCTGCTGATGACGatgacgacgatgatgatgtgGATTTGTTTGGTGAGGAGactgaagaagagaagaaggcTTCTGAAGAGCGCGCTGCTGCTGCAAAGGCTGCTGGAAAGAAGAAAGTTG TTGGGAAGTCATCGGTTGTGTTGGATGTTAAGCCATGGGACGATGAGACTGACATGAAAGTCCTCGAAGAGGAAGTTAGAAAAGTGCAGCAGGAGGGTCTCCTTTGGGGAGCAT cCAAGCTTGTCCCTGTTGGATATGGAATCAAGAAGCTACAAATTATGATAACCATTGTGGATGATTTGGTATCCGTTGACAGCCTCATTGAGGATTATCTTACCGCAGAGCCAATTAATGAATACGTCCAGAGTGTTGACATTGTGGCCTTCAACAAAATTT AA
- the LOC121746534 gene encoding SWI/SNF complex component SNF12 homolog, translated as MNQHNPNSNNNLIRGNISFANAGGVQMQVQRPMQISMNNNQQQVPHQPHVQHAGMPYFAGHFQLSEGQPQTFVQAQPGQVQAPTQILASPQGNANISISSPPVSTPGSGAAGTGKRLHKPPSRPSGGSSGQGTASPMKTMELAPAVRRGKRKLPDKVIPEKIAAIIPECALYCQLLEFEARVDAALARKKIDIMESLKNPVRVQKVLRIYVFNTFTNQTDVSTDKENSEPPSWSLRLIGRILEDGKDPIAEGRLEKPKCSYPKLSSFFKKITIYLDQNLYPENHVILWESSRSPALREGFEVKRKGNKEFTAIIRLEMNQEPERFKLSSALQEVLGIEVETRPRIMAALWHYVKMNKLQIPGEASFFTCDPLLRKVFGEDKLKFSTVPQKITPHLTPPGPIHLEHRVKLSEDGPSGNTCYDVLVDVPLSLEGKKDFLTSLEQNKTIDSCEEDLSSTLKKIQEHCRRRAFFLGFSQSPAEFINTLITSQARDLKVASADAGRDVEKERRAEFYDQPWTEDAVIRYLNRKPAVGSEAAGNK; from the exons ATGAACCAGCATAATCCAAACAGCAATAACAATCTTATTAGAGGAAATATAAGTTTTGCAAATGCAGGGGGGGTTCAAATGCAAGTGCAAAGGCCAATGCAAATATCCATGAACAATAACCAACAACAGGTACCCCATCAGCCTCATGTGCAACATGCGGGAATGCCCTATTTCGCAGGACATTTCCAACTATCTGAAGGTCAACCTCAGACATTTGTCCAAGCCCAGCCTGGGCAAGTTCAAGCTCCTACGCAAATCTTGGCCTCGCCCCAGGGAAATGCTAACATTAGCATCTCATCCCCTCCCGTGTCCACACCGGGTTCTGGTGCAGCTGGAACGGGCAAGCGTCTTCATAAGCCTCCTTCTCGGCCTTCTGGGGGATCCTCTGGCCAGGGCACTGCTTCTCCTATGAAAACTATGGAATTGGCCCCTGCTGTGCGTAGAGGGAAGCGGAAGCTTCCTGATAAAGTAATTCCAGAAAAAATTGCAGCTATAATTCCAGAATGTGCTCTTTACTGTCAATTGCTTGAATTTGAGGCTCGTGTGGATGCTGCACTTGCAAGAAAGAAGATTGACATCATGGAATCTTTGAAAAACCCTGTCCGGGTTCAAAAGGTTCTTAGGATATATGTCTTCAATACTTTTACTAACCAAACAGATGTAAGTACAGATAAGGAAAATTCTGAGCCACCTTCATGGTCCCTTAGGCTAATTGGACGAATTTTAGAGGATGGCAAGGATCCTATTGCGGAAGGACGGTTGGAGAAACCAAAGTGCTCATATCCAAAGTTATCATCTTTCTTCAAGAAAATCACGATATACTTGGATCAGAATCTATATCCTGAAAATCACGTGATCTTATGGGAGAGTTCTCGATCACCAGCGCTCCGTGAAGGTTTTGAGGTGAAGAGAAAAGGAAACAAGGAGTTCACAGCAATTATTAGATTGGAGATGAATCAGGAGCCTGAAAGATTTAAATTGTCTTCAGCATTGCAGGAAGTTCTTGGGATTGAGGTGGAGACACGTCCCAGAATAATGGCAGCACTTTGGCATTATGTAAAGATGAACAAGTTGCAAATTCCTGGTGAAGCTTCCTTCTTCACGTGTGATCCACTACTAAGGAAGGTTTTTGGTGAAGATAAATTGAAATTCTCCACGGTTCCTCAGAAGATTACTCCACACCTCACTCCACCTGGGCCCATACATTTGGAACATAGGGTGAAGCTTTCTGAGGATGGTCCATCTGGAAATACATGTTATGATGTACTGGTTGACGTTCCATTGTCACTAGAGGGTAAAAAGGATTTTTTGACTAGTTTAGAGCAAAACAAAACGATTGATTCCTGTGAAGAAGATCTTTCTTCTACTTTGAAGAAGATACAAGAGCATTGTCGCCGGCGtgctttctttcttggatttagtCAGTCGCCTGCAGAGTTCATTAATACCTTGATAACTTCTCAAGCCAGGGATTTAAAAGTTGCTTCTGCTGATGCTGGTCGTGATGTGGAGAAAGAGCGTCGGGCAGAATTCTATGATCAACCATG GACTGAGGATGCTGTTATCCGGTACTTAAATCGCAAGCCTGCAGTTGGAAGTGAAGCAGCTGGAAACAAGTAG
- the LOC121746938 gene encoding nuclear transcription factor Y subunit C-1-like, with translation MENNPQQSATPPYPPAVAAPGYPSQPPYQHLLQQQQQQLQMFWNFQQNEIQNLNDFKNHQLPLARIKKIMKADEDVRMISAEAPILFAKACELFILELTIRSWLHAEENKRRTLQKNDIAAAITRTDIFDFLVDIVPRDEIKDEAASLGGIVGPPAGPGGVPVVPYFYPPMGQTMIGRPAVVTGVDPGVYVQPPPPAPSQAWQSVWQTGAEDGSYGSGGGASSGQGNLDG, from the coding sequence ATGGAGAACAACCCGCAGCAGAGCGCCACGCCGCCGTACCCGCCCGCCGTAGCTGCGCCGGGGTACCCATCGCAGCCGCCGTACCAGCACCtattgcagcagcagcagcagcaattgCAGATGTTCTGGAATTTCCAGCAGAACGAGATCCAGAATTTGAACGATTTTAAGAACCACCAGCTGCCCCTCGCTCGGATCAAGAAGATCATGAAGGCCGACGAGGACGTGCGAATGATCTCCGCGGAGGCGCCGATCCTCTTCGCCAAGGCGTGCGAGCTCTTCATCCTCGAGCTCACGATCCGCTCCTGGCTCCACGCCGAGGAGAACAAGCGCCGCACCCTCCAGAAGAACGACATCGCCGCCGCGATCACGCGCACCGACATCTTCGACTTCCTCGTCGACATTGTGCCCAGGGACGAGATTAAGGACGAGGCGGCCTCTCTGGGGGGGATTGTGGGCCCACCTGCGGGTCCTGGTGGGGTCCCTGTGGTGCCCTACTTCTACCCGCCCATGGGGCAGACGATGATTGGGCGCCCCGCCGTGGTGACTGGTGTGGATCCGGGGGTTTACGTGCAGCCTCCGCCGCCGGCGCCGTCCCAGGCCTGGCAGTCGGTGTGGCAGACGGGGGCTGAGGATGGCTCGTACGGGAGTGGTGGTGGTGCCAGCAGCGGTCAGGGGAACCTTGACGGTTGA